One window of Tenacibaculum maritimum NCIMB 2154 genomic DNA carries:
- a CDS encoding DUF7935 family protein, whose product MENKILEGLSYALPAIVTGLVAYYFFSSFLKHNATEKKFKALAERKRASLPIKLQAYERLLLFCERIHPLKLLVRVKPIGNNTNAYLQLLIGNMEQEFDHNLVQQIYISEDTWTAIITAKIAIINKLKELSETAKTADELRENILANYSKNISPTETAISFIKNEVRKLL is encoded by the coding sequence ATGGAAAACAAAATATTAGAAGGGCTAAGTTATGCTTTGCCTGCCATTGTAACTGGTTTAGTAGCCTATTATTTTTTTAGTAGCTTTTTGAAACATAATGCAACTGAAAAAAAATTTAAGGCTTTGGCTGAAAGAAAAAGAGCGTCTTTGCCTATAAAACTCCAAGCTTATGAACGTTTGCTCTTATTTTGCGAGCGTATTCATCCATTAAAGTTATTGGTCAGAGTAAAACCTATTGGAAATAACACCAACGCTTATTTACAACTACTTATTGGTAATATGGAACAAGAATTTGACCATAATCTTGTACAACAAATTTATATTTCTGAAGATACTTGGACTGCCATTATTACAGCTAAAATTGCAATTATAAACAAGTTAAAAGAGCTTTCTGAAACTGCCAAAACTGCTGATGAGTTAAGAGAAAATATCTTAGCTAATTATTCTAAAAATATTTCTCCTACTGAAACCGCGATTTCTTTTATTAAAAATGAAGTAAGAAAGCTTTTATAA
- a CDS encoding sulfurtransferase has translation MELRVHKAIVFVDWLYENMENQNLVILNATIKKIGNKDDFKEEEKQIKGALFFDLKTIFSDQNSPLPNTMLPPDKFEEESQKLGISKDSCIIVYDDLGTYSSPRVWWMFKVMGFENVAVLNGGFPEWKSKGFPTEDKKIITAKTRGNFTVNFQNKKIISTKELLTVLSVKDSLIIDARSSSRFKGEEPEPRKEVRSGHIPSAINLPYGLLQEGGLMKSSRQLEILFEKVNKEKVKMMFSCGSGITACILALGADIANYKNYGVYDGSWTEWGSNHKLPIEK, from the coding sequence ATGGAATTAAGAGTACATAAAGCTATTGTATTTGTTGATTGGCTGTATGAAAATATGGAGAATCAGAATTTGGTAATATTAAATGCAACGATAAAAAAAATAGGAAATAAAGATGATTTTAAGGAAGAAGAGAAACAAATAAAAGGAGCTTTATTTTTCGATTTAAAAACTATTTTTTCGGATCAAAATTCTCCATTACCGAATACAATGCTGCCTCCTGATAAATTTGAAGAGGAAAGCCAAAAGCTAGGAATTTCAAAAGACAGTTGTATCATTGTTTATGATGATTTAGGAACTTATTCAAGTCCTAGAGTTTGGTGGATGTTTAAAGTGATGGGCTTTGAAAATGTTGCAGTTTTAAATGGAGGTTTCCCTGAATGGAAAAGTAAAGGCTTTCCTACGGAAGATAAGAAAATCATAACTGCGAAAACAAGAGGAAATTTTACGGTGAATTTCCAAAATAAAAAGATAATTAGCACAAAAGAATTATTAACTGTACTGAGTGTAAAAGATTCATTAATAATTGATGCGCGCTCTTCCAGTAGATTTAAAGGAGAAGAGCCTGAACCAAGAAAAGAAGTAAGATCAGGTCATATTCCTAGTGCAATTAACTTACCTTATGGACTGTTACAAGAGGGAGGGTTGATGAAATCTTCGCGTCAATTAGAAATCTTATTTGAAAAGGTGAACAAAGAAAAAGTAAAGATGATGTTTTCTTGCGGATCAGGAATTACTGCTTGTATATTAGCGTTAGGAGCAGATATAGCAAACTATAAAAACTATGGTGTTTATGACGGCTCATGGACAGAATGGGGAAGTAATCATAAGTTGCCTATTGAAAAATAA
- a CDS encoding dicarboxylate/amino acid:cation symporter has product MKKIALHWQILIGMVVGLIFGFLALKFGWKDFVADWIKPLGTIFVKLLKLIAVPLIVASLIKGISDLKDISKFKNIGVRTIIIYIGTTIAAITIGLFLVNMIEPGNGISQETVDKLTEKYAGSSSISAKITEATKQQKSGPLEFVVNMVPDNAVKAMSDNKAMLRVIFFTIFLGISMLLIGEKKAAPLKNFFDSLNDAILKMVDIIMLVSPYAVFALLANVMVTSGDPKVLLALLKYAGVVIIGLLAMVIFYCILVSIYTKKNPMWFLKQLSPAQLLAFSTSSSAATLPVTMERVEEHIGVDKEVSSFVLPVGATINMDGTSLYQAVAAVFVMQVLWPEGLGFANQMSIVLTALLASIGSAAVPGAGMVMLVIVLESVGFPKDLYPVALALIFAVDRPLDMLRTTINVTGDATVSMIVAKSVGKLGIPAPKNWDDHYEAVK; this is encoded by the coding sequence ATGAAAAAAATAGCATTGCATTGGCAAATTTTAATAGGGATGGTTGTGGGATTGATATTCGGTTTTTTAGCCCTTAAATTTGGTTGGAAGGATTTTGTGGCTGATTGGATAAAACCATTAGGAACTATTTTTGTGAAATTATTGAAGTTAATAGCAGTGCCTCTAATAGTTGCATCATTAATAAAAGGGATTTCAGATTTAAAAGATATTTCAAAATTTAAAAATATAGGTGTTAGAACCATTATCATTTATATAGGAACGACTATAGCTGCTATTACTATAGGTCTTTTTCTAGTAAATATGATTGAACCTGGCAATGGAATTTCTCAAGAAACAGTAGATAAGTTAACAGAAAAATATGCAGGGAGCTCTAGTATTTCTGCCAAAATAACAGAGGCTACAAAACAGCAAAAAAGTGGACCATTGGAATTCGTAGTAAATATGGTTCCAGATAATGCTGTAAAGGCGATGAGTGATAATAAGGCGATGTTACGGGTTATATTTTTTACTATATTTTTAGGAATTTCAATGTTGTTGATAGGGGAAAAGAAAGCTGCACCATTAAAAAACTTTTTTGATAGTTTAAATGATGCTATTCTTAAAATGGTAGATATCATTATGTTAGTTTCTCCTTATGCTGTCTTTGCATTACTGGCAAATGTTATGGTTACTTCAGGAGACCCAAAAGTTTTATTAGCCTTGTTAAAATATGCAGGAGTGGTGATTATTGGTTTGTTAGCAATGGTTATTTTTTATTGTATTTTGGTTAGTATTTACACTAAGAAAAACCCTATGTGGTTTTTAAAACAATTGAGTCCAGCTCAATTATTGGCTTTTTCAACAAGTTCAAGCGCGGCAACCTTGCCTGTAACGATGGAGCGTGTAGAAGAGCATATAGGAGTAGATAAGGAAGTATCAAGTTTTGTGTTACCAGTTGGAGCAACTATAAATATGGATGGAACAAGCTTGTATCAAGCAGTAGCAGCTGTTTTTGTAATGCAGGTGCTATGGCCAGAGGGGCTTGGATTTGCGAATCAAATGTCTATTGTGTTAACAGCGTTATTAGCGTCAATAGGAAGTGCCGCTGTGCCAGGAGCGGGAATGGTGATGTTAGTTATAGTGTTAGAGTCAGTGGGATTTCCAAAAGATTTGTACCCTGTAGCATTGGCCTTAATTTTTGCTGTTGATAGACCTTTAGATATGTTAAGAACAACAATAAATGTAACAGGAGATGCAACTGTTTCTATGATTGTAGCAAAGTCAGTTGGCAAATTAGGAATACCAGCTCCAAAAAATTGGGATGATCATTATGAAGCTGTTAAATAA
- a CDS encoding DUF937 domain-containing protein, giving the protein MAGILDLLNSDLGKTIISGVAGSTGQDTGKTSSVLTMALPVLMKAMQRNTTTPEGAAGLMGALKKHDGGILDNLGDLFGGGVNDDVTQDGSKILNHVLGDKQQGVTQIIGQKAGIDSGSVANILKTATPLLMGVLGQQSRQNNVNNSNQLNGLLGGLLGGNDTQQEQSFLEKILDADGDGSVIDDVAGMILGGGEQGKSGGLGGLLGGLFGK; this is encoded by the coding sequence ATGGCAGGAATTTTAGATTTATTGAATAGCGACTTAGGGAAAACGATTATTTCAGGTGTAGCAGGATCTACTGGGCAAGACACAGGAAAAACAAGTAGTGTTTTAACGATGGCTTTACCAGTGCTAATGAAAGCAATGCAACGAAATACCACTACTCCAGAAGGTGCTGCGGGGTTGATGGGAGCTTTAAAGAAACATGACGGAGGTATTTTGGATAACTTAGGCGATTTATTTGGAGGTGGTGTTAACGATGATGTGACACAAGACGGAAGCAAAATTCTAAACCATGTTTTAGGTGATAAACAACAAGGTGTAACACAAATCATTGGTCAAAAAGCTGGAATAGATAGCGGTTCAGTTGCCAATATTTTAAAAACAGCTACTCCTCTTTTAATGGGAGTGCTAGGACAGCAATCACGTCAAAATAATGTAAATAATTCAAATCAACTGAATGGTTTACTAGGAGGGTTGCTAGGTGGTAACGATACACAACAAGAACAAAGCTTTTTAGAAAAAATTTTAGATGCTGATGGTGACGGAAGCGTTATTGACGATGTAGCTGGAATGATTTTAGGAGGTGGAGAACAAGGAAAATCTGGAGGTCTTGGTGGGCTTCTTGGCGGTTTATTTGGAAAATAA
- a CDS encoding DUF6787 family protein produces the protein MEKLKQRWGITNNWSVIAIFIVFAINGSFAAWVAKPITTFLGISPDITSPWIYYPLRILLIFPIYQTTLPIVGWLFGQFSFFWEFEKKFLSRLGLGFLFKK, from the coding sequence ATGGAGAAATTAAAACAGCGTTGGGGAATTACGAATAACTGGAGTGTTATAGCAATATTTATTGTATTTGCCATCAATGGCTCTTTTGCCGCTTGGGTTGCCAAACCTATCACTACTTTCTTAGGGATTTCTCCTGATATAACTAGCCCTTGGATATACTACCCATTGCGCATATTACTCATTTTTCCTATTTATCAAACTACCTTACCTATCGTAGGCTGGCTCTTTGGACAATTTAGCTTCTTTTGGGAATTTGAAAAAAAGTTTCTAAGCCGATTAGGGCTAGGGTTTTTATTTAAAAAATAA